The stretch of DNA GCCTTGCGCTGCttgcccttccttcttccctccctcccttctcagcGCCAGATCCCACGCAGGTTAGACTCtcatgtgtgtgtggtggagaAGGGCCAGCGACTGGccacagaggcagagaaggattCCTAGTTGTGGCATAAACCAGCAATCAGAGGAAACTTGGGGGGGTGCTGTAAAGAATCCCCAGCATCATGAGCCCCCTGAAGCCGAAGTCTAGCCCAGGTGAGCAGCCGGGAAGCAGGGGAAGGAAGGAGCACCCCCCAGGAGGGGCCCCTCCCATGCTGGGAGGATCTTCTCCCCAGCTCTTGGTGGACAAGGAGAGGGCTAAAGATGCCCATGTTTAGATTTTGGGGAATGACAGCTCACATCCCTgcacctccctgcctcctccctatGTGAGTACCTCTTGTTCCCCGGGGGaaggctgggagaggggagaaaCGGTGCTGCTGGGGTCTTGTTCCCGCAGCCTCTTAGCTGGAGATGGAAAGGGGACTTGGCAGCcagagtggggtgtgtgtgtgtgtgtgtgtgtgtgtgtgtgtgtgtgtgtgtgtgtgctgcttgcCAGGAGGCAGAGTGATGGGCTGGGTGACATGTACACGGGGACACAGTCAAAGGCACTCCTCTcggcagctcccagctccttcagcctctttctggtctgtgtcccagatctggggacaaggggacaggacCGAGAGCAGAGACAGTGAAGCCATAGCTCCAGGTAACGCCCTGGCCTGGCCATGGGCTAGGGCCCTGGCTCAACTCcttccacccccccaccccaagggAGTTCCAAAATAGCAATCTCATGTCTCGCCCAAAATAGCTCTGAGCCGAGTCCTTCCTGGAAGGGGAACAAAGCCATAGAAATGGGGAAGCTGGAAGTTGAGGAAAGTGGAGAGTGTGGAGTCTGTGCCAGCGTGGGTGGGTGCAGATGAGCGGGTGTGACCCGCGAGAACGGGGTGCCTGGCCCCGCCCCTGCAGAGCCAGGCGCAGGCCTGAGGGTGCTGCTTGCCCTGCCGTATTGAGATGCAGAGGCAGAAGAGAGGCCCTGGTGCCCCTAGACAGGAAACAGATGGGCACAACAGAAGCAGAGGGACTTGGTCACCAAACATCACCAGAAATAAGCCCAGCAAGGGGCAGTGACGTCTCTAAAGATGCCCAGCCAAGTCCAACAGCAAGAAAGTCAGACTCCAAAGTCTGGTATCCCAGCTCTTAGCCTCCCATAAACACATATCCTCACAGTGCTACCCTCTCTTTCAGCTTGAATAAGAACCCGAGTCCCTTAGGGGTGTGGTTTCTGTCTAAGTTGCACACGGTAGGTGCTTAGTGCACATTCAGTAAAGGAATGAAGGTGTAACTGAGTACCTCCTCCACAGGGCTGTCCTGTGCCCACAACGTCACGGTGTTCCAGGGCGTGGAGGGCCAGTCCCTCCGGGTCTCCTGTCCCTACAACTCCGTGGAGCACTGGGGGAGGCGCAAGGCCTGGTGCCGCCAGCTGGGCGAGAAGGGCCCGTGCCAGCGTGTGGTCAGCACGCATGCCTGGTGGGTGCTGTCCTTCTTGAAGAGGCAGAATGGGAGCACAGCCATCACGGATGACACCCTGGGTGGCATCCTTACTGTCACGCTGCGGGATCTTCAAGCCCACGATGCGGGCCTCTACCAGTGCCAGAGCCTCCAAGGCAGAGAGGCCAACACGCTCCAGAGGATCCTGGTGGAGGTGCTTTCAAGTAAGTGGGTGACTGGCCGTACCTCTGGTCTGTCCCTGGGCCGGGCTGGTGGTTTGGGTGTCTGTGAATGGGACTGCTCTCTGGGTTCCAAGGCATCCTCCAGGTATCCTTTCTCAAAGGAAAACCTCCACTGTGGGTCTCTTTGCCCCCACACAGGGTCATCAGAGATGATTGTACAGGTTACTCATGGTGCCAGGAAGCCCAGATCCAGTCCCAACTCCTTTTGCTGGGCTGTCTGCCTGACTCAGGGCTGTATCACCTGCAGGGAGGGCGTCTTTCTCTAACTTGCATTAAGATGCTGTCAGAGCTAGCTTGGCCTTACTTCCTCATGCAGTGTTATCACTTTGCTGTCTATGCATGTGATGTTTCTGTAAAGGGACTTCAAAATGTTGTAGAAAATGTAGAAGAAATGTATCTcagtgcaaacatttttgaaatccatgcatagttttctttttaaaagatttactttataaaaaagatctatttatttttattgaaaggcaaatatacagaaaggaggagagacagagaggaagatcttccatccattgattcactccccaaatggctacaatgactggtgctgagttgatctgaaaccaggagcctgtagcttcatctgggtcttctgtgtgggtgcagggttccaaagctttgggttgtcctcaactgctttcccagttcataagcagggagctggatgggaagtgggggcaccaggattagaactggcgcccatatgggagcctcatgcatgcgaggcgaggactttatccgctaggctactgtgccagaccctaaaagatatactttttattggaaaagcagatttacagagaggaaggtctttcatttGTTGACtgactgtccaaatggccacactggcttgAGTTGAGGCCAGTgtgccaggagcttattcctggtctcccacaagggttcagggtctcaaggctttgggtcatcttctactgctctcccagggcacaatcagtgagctagaagggaagtgcagcatccaggacatgtactggcttccatatgggatgctggtgcttgcaggcagaacattagccagttgagccatttttTTCATAGTACGCATGTTTTgtaaacttttggaagactctTCATGTGCTcagatttcaatttcttttcacCAAAGCTAAGCTTGTCATTTGATTCCatgtccacaaactttttgaactgTGCCTGTCAGTGGCTTCATTCTTCCCTGGCCAAGCAATCAACAATTCCACCAGCAAACATTTGCCACCACCCCCACGTTCCACCCCACTCAGTGGGTGCAAAAGTGTGATGCTTCTCCCCTCTGAGCTTTGCACAGGGATCTGAGACTCCAAACTCTGCTGGGTCCCGAGGGAGAACCACGTGAggtgggggtagggggtggggaggaggtgtcATGATTCTCCCCTCTTCCCACTTCCTGCTCCTCCGCCCAGGCGGCCCTTCATCGTGCAAGCTGGGTAAGGACGAGGCTTTGCCTAAGGTGCAAGGGGAGGGGACACTGCCAGCCCCCCACTCCACCATATTTCCAAATACAGCAGGGCAAAGAGCCCCAAGTGCTGAGTCTGGAAAGGTGTGGGGCTCAGCTGACCTCTAGCAGGGTGGCAGAGAATAACGCGGTTGCCTTAACTCTTGGCTTGTGTCCATAGGAAATCTGTTgctccacctgctctcctccaAGGCTGCTGCGTGCTGCAGGGTACGAGCTGAGAGGCTGGGCACTCTGCTgaatcctcctcctccccccactcTGGGATAAGCAATGGAGGCTCATGGAGATTAATGACCTCCATACACTCAAGGTCAGAGGCCACAGAGCCTCGCCCCAGCCACAGGGATTCTGTCTGCCCAGTCTGCCTTCTGTCTCCACAGACCCCCTGGATCATGAAAACGTTGCAGACCTTTGGGCCCCAGAGGAGTCCGGGAGCTTTGAGGATGCTCCCATGGAGCACAGCATCTCCAGGTGCAGAcccttgccctgcagagcccagCCAGGGGTGAGGCAGGGGTCCCGGAACTGCCAACCCCAGGCGCAGAGAACCTAAAGCTCCTTCCAGCTGGCCAGGTTGTGTGTGCATGAACCTGTGCCCCTCTTGGTACATTGAAATAATTCCTACGACAGTTGGTCCTGAGCTGCTGCTCCAAGAGCGCCCAAATAGATAACACCCAGACTCCCCACAATTTGGCAACGATGAGTTTTAATCTTTCAGCATGAAACAGAGAACCCCAGTGCTCTGCACTTCATCCTTTCTGACTGGTCCCTGCCTGAGTCTTGTTTGCATACTGGTAATATAACCACTGAGTGCCCaagcttgcacacacacacatacacactcagacACATAGTCTCACATATATACACTCATACTCagacacatactcacacacatgcatatacacacactcagacacaaatattcacacatgcatgcacacatatattcATACTGACACTCAGATATTctcacacatacactcactcacataGACATTTACACTCAtaggcacatacacacatagacatacacacTCCATAGCATACTAAGGGGAACAAAAGAGAACTGCTTGGCAAGGAAGGGATGTACTTAGATACACTGAGCAAGGCAagggcctggaactcagtctccTGACTGCAGGTCCCATAAGCTCCCTGCATTACAGATGGTGCTGGTTGGGGGAGGTCGCCTGAGCCCCAAGAGGCTTACAGTTCCGTCCCCTGAAGGCAGACTGATGGCTATAGGTGATCCATAGCTCCCCTCTGCCCTCCTTGTGTCCTCCAAGCAGCCCCTCAGAAGGAGAGACCTCATTCCCATCCACTGCTATGCTGCTCCTGCTGGCCTGCACTTTTCTCAGCAAGCTTCTAGCAGCCAGTGCCCTCTGGGCTGTGGCCTGGCGAGGGCAGAACATGGGGACAGCTCCAGCCAGTGGCCCAGATGGTGGCTACCACTCAGGGCACCTGCTGCAGACCCTGACAGGTGAGCTGGGAAGGAGTACAGCGGGCCAGCAGGGCGGGCAGGGGTGAGTAAGGGCGGGCAGGGCGGGCAGGGGCAGGGTGCAGCTGAGAGATCATGTGAACCTCTTAGTGTTTTGTAGGGCTGACAGACACATGAGGGAAGAGGACCTCAGATAGAAGGAGAAGCCACCCAGCCTATACATGTGTCATTTGGTTACGAAGATACCTGATTCTGCTCTGGCAAGGGGCTCCTCTGCCTGCATCCTGCTCCCCGAGGTCCTGGCAGcaaggacgtgtgtgtgtgtgtgtgtgtgtgtgtgtgtgtgtgtgtgtgtgactgtgtgtggcaggggcacaGTGTCTGTCTGGAAGGTGGAAAAAccacctcctggcttttgccGCTTGGATATTAAACATTTTCACAGACACACCCAGGACTCAGCATGTGAAAAACCAACTGGCCGATCCATAACTGCCCCATACTTCACAGGGGTTTTGGGAAATTCAAAGAAACAACATTTGGGAT from Ochotona princeps isolate mOchPri1 chromosome 1, mOchPri1.hap1, whole genome shotgun sequence encodes:
- the TREM2 gene encoding triggering receptor expressed on myeloid cells 2 isoform X2, giving the protein MEPLWLLVLLAITGLSCAHNVTVFQGVEGQSLRVSCPYNSVEHWGRRKAWCRQLGEKGPCQRVVSTHAWWVLSFLKRQNGSTAITDDTLGGILTVTLRDLQAHDAGLYQCQSLQGREANTLQRILVEVLSNPLDHENVADLWAPEESGSFEDAPMEHSISSSPSEGETSFPSTAMLLLLACTFLSKLLAASALWAVAWRGQNMGTAPASGPDGGYHSGHLLQTLTGLTDT
- the TREM2 gene encoding triggering receptor expressed on myeloid cells 2 isoform X1, whose product is MEPLWLLVLLAITGLSCAHNVTVFQGVEGQSLRVSCPYNSVEHWGRRKAWCRQLGEKGPCQRVVSTHAWWVLSFLKRQNGSTAITDDTLGGILTVTLRDLQAHDAGLYQCQSLQGREANTLQRILVEVLSNPLDHENVADLWAPEESGSFEDAPMEHSISSSPSEGETSFPSTAMLLLLACTFLSKLLAASALWAVAWRGQNMGTAPASGPDGGYHSGHLLQTLTVFCRADRHMREEDLR
- the TREM2 gene encoding triggering receptor expressed on myeloid cells 2 isoform X3, giving the protein MEPLWLLVLLAITGLSCAHNVTVFQGVEGQSLRVSCPYNSVEHWGRRKAWCRQLGEKGPCQRVVSTHAWWVLSFLKRQNGSTAITDDTLGGILTVTLRDLQAHDAGLYQCQSLQGREANTLQRILVEVLSNPLDHENVADLWAPEESGSFEDAPMEHSISSSPSEGETSFPSTAMLLLLACTFLSKLLAASALWAVAWRGQNMGTAPASGPDGGYHSGHLLQTLTDT